A window of the Cytophagaceae bacterium genome harbors these coding sequences:
- a CDS encoding glycoside hydrolase family 65 protein, whose product MKNYIKHDEWKIIEEGFHAEYNEVTESLMSLGNGRMGQRGNFEETFSGHSLQGNYVAGVWFPDKTRVGWWKNGYPDYFAKVINAANWVGIEVKIGEIVVDLAKSKIEHFYRELDMKTGVLSRDTTIETEDGKRIRIQSSRFCSMANDEAGVIKYQVTPLNFSGEITFKPFIDGDISNKDSNHGEKFWEEIDKETHFAEAYLTLQTKKSPWASVPQFQVCTGMKFSVLKDDKEITFSSLPIKLEKYVACETKISATEGETITIFKYAVNLSSENHQVEKLAVNSKTYLEKITKIGYEDLLAAHVASWEEKWNRNDIIIKGDVSAQQGIRFNIFHLQQTYTGQDARLNIGPKGFTGEKYGGVTYWDTEAYCIPFYLSAADSSVARNLLVYRYNHLQKAIENAQKLGFKDGAALYPMVTMNGEECHNEWEITFEEIHRNGAIAYAIYDYINYTGDEKYLNEYGLEVLIGISRFWSQRITWSENLKKYVMLGVTGPNEYENNVNNNWYTNYLAVWTLKYTLESLQKVKAELTDFDRIANKISFSEETETSRWSHIIENMHFPYDESKEVYLQQDGFLDKELLTVDQITEHRPINQKWSWDRILRSCFIKQADVLQGLYFFEDDFDLDTHRRNFDFYEPMTVHESSLSPCVHTILATKLDKMDKANEMYLRTSRLDIDDYNNDTEDGLHITSMAGTWMSVVKGFGGMRVKNGEIFLDPKLPQQWEGLSFRVGIQKNLLEIKISQSEIEIVNLTGPDFLLNLKGEEVVSISGNTLKKPL is encoded by the coding sequence ATGAAAAACTATATTAAGCATGATGAATGGAAGATAATCGAGGAAGGATTTCATGCTGAATACAATGAAGTAACCGAAAGTCTCATGAGCCTTGGGAACGGTCGTATGGGCCAGAGGGGAAATTTTGAAGAGACATTTTCAGGTCATTCTTTACAGGGAAATTATGTTGCGGGAGTATGGTTTCCCGACAAAACACGGGTTGGCTGGTGGAAAAACGGGTATCCTGATTATTTCGCCAAAGTAATCAATGCGGCCAACTGGGTGGGTATTGAAGTGAAAATTGGTGAAATTGTAGTTGATCTGGCAAAATCCAAAATAGAACATTTCTATCGGGAATTGGACATGAAAACAGGGGTTTTAAGCCGTGATACTACCATTGAAACCGAGGATGGGAAAAGGATTAGGATTCAGTCTTCAAGGTTTTGTTCAATGGCTAACGATGAAGCCGGTGTAATTAAATATCAGGTTACTCCATTGAATTTTTCAGGAGAAATTACCTTCAAACCATTTATTGATGGTGATATTTCAAACAAAGATTCAAATCATGGAGAGAAGTTTTGGGAGGAAATCGACAAAGAGACCCATTTTGCAGAGGCATATCTTACCCTTCAAACCAAAAAATCACCCTGGGCTTCTGTTCCGCAGTTTCAGGTGTGCACCGGCATGAAATTTTCTGTTTTAAAAGATGATAAAGAAATAACATTCAGTTCTTTACCTATAAAGCTAGAAAAATATGTAGCTTGTGAAACGAAAATTTCCGCCACAGAAGGGGAGACAATTACCATTTTTAAATATGCGGTTAATCTGTCCTCTGAAAACCACCAGGTAGAGAAACTTGCGGTGAATTCAAAAACCTATCTTGAAAAAATTACGAAAATAGGATATGAAGATTTACTGGCTGCACATGTTGCATCGTGGGAAGAAAAATGGAACCGCAATGACATCATAATAAAAGGTGATGTTTCGGCTCAGCAAGGTATTCGTTTCAACATTTTCCATTTGCAACAAACCTATACCGGACAAGACGCCAGATTAAACATTGGTCCCAAAGGATTTACAGGAGAAAAATATGGCGGAGTGACTTATTGGGATACCGAGGCTTATTGTATTCCATTTTACTTGTCCGCAGCTGATTCATCGGTGGCTCGTAATCTTTTGGTTTATAGATATAATCATTTGCAAAAAGCCATTGAGAATGCCCAAAAGTTGGGTTTCAAAGATGGAGCCGCTCTGTATCCGATGGTAACTATGAACGGAGAGGAGTGTCACAATGAATGGGAGATTACTTTCGAAGAAATCCATAGAAATGGGGCCATTGCCTATGCCATTTATGACTATATTAATTATACAGGTGATGAGAAATATCTGAACGAATATGGACTGGAGGTACTAATTGGCATTTCTAGATTCTGGTCGCAACGTATCACCTGGTCAGAAAATCTGAAAAAATATGTGATGCTGGGTGTTACCGGACCCAATGAATATGAAAACAACGTAAACAACAACTGGTACACCAATTACCTGGCGGTTTGGACTTTGAAATACACGCTGGAATCTTTGCAAAAAGTAAAAGCAGAACTTACTGACTTTGACAGGATTGCAAACAAAATATCTTTTTCAGAAGAAACAGAAACCTCAAGGTGGTCGCATATTATCGAAAATATGCATTTTCCGTATGATGAATCTAAAGAAGTCTATTTACAACAGGATGGATTTTTGGATAAAGAGTTATTGACAGTAGATCAAATCACTGAACACCGGCCAATCAACCAAAAATGGTCCTGGGACCGTATTTTGAGGTCGTGTTTCATCAAGCAGGCTGACGTTTTGCAAGGTTTATATTTCTTTGAAGACGATTTTGATCTGGATACACATCGTCGAAATTTTGATTTCTATGAGCCTATGACCGTGCATGAATCATCCCTTTCGCCTTGTGTACATACCATTTTGGCCACAAAACTCGACAAAATGGACAAAGCCAATGAAATGTACCTGAGAACTTCCAGATTAGATATTGACGATTATAATAATGATACCGAAGACGGCCTTCATATCACTTCTATGGCAGGAACATGGATGTCGGTAGTGAAAGGTTTTGGCGGAATGAGAGTAAAAAATGGTGAAATTTTCCTTGATCCAAAATTGCCACAACAATGGGAAGGTCTCTCATTCAGAGTTGGAATTCAGAAAAATTTACTCGAAATCAAAATAAGCCAGTCTGAAATCGAAATTGTTAATCTCACCGGGCCTGATTTCTTATTGAATCTAAAAGGAGAGGAAGTAGTTTCTATTTCGGGCAATACACTTAAAAAACCTCTTTGA
- the surE gene encoding 5'/3'-nucleotidase SurE produces the protein MKKPLILVTNDDGITSKGIKVLIEEMSKLGEVFVLAPDSPNSGMGHAITVDTTLHIKKSPIFGEIASFECSGTPADCVKLAKHEFLNGRKIDLVVSGINHGSNSSISVIYSGTMSAAIEGAIEGIPSIGFSLDDFHYDADFEHTRPFLTKIAAYVLENGMPEGTALNVNIPKKQDENIKGIKFCRQTNGYWHEEFDARKDPHGRPYYWMGGYYVNRESEARDNDIWAIENNYVSIVPCKYDLTDYKALEKISEWDI, from the coding sequence ATGAAGAAACCACTTATTTTGGTTACAAACGATGATGGAATTACCTCAAAAGGTATAAAAGTGCTGATTGAAGAAATGTCAAAACTAGGCGAAGTTTTTGTTCTTGCACCCGATAGTCCGAATTCCGGTATGGGGCATGCCATCACGGTCGATACCACTTTACATATTAAAAAGTCGCCCATTTTTGGCGAAATTGCTTCATTTGAATGCTCAGGAACACCCGCAGACTGTGTAAAACTTGCTAAACATGAATTTTTAAATGGCCGAAAAATTGATTTGGTGGTAAGTGGAATCAACCATGGATCCAATTCTTCGATTTCTGTCATTTACTCCGGTACCATGTCGGCAGCCATAGAAGGTGCTATTGAAGGAATTCCTTCTATTGGGTTTTCATTAGATGATTTCCATTATGATGCTGATTTTGAGCATACAAGACCTTTCTTAACTAAAATTGCCGCCTATGTTCTGGAAAATGGAATGCCCGAAGGCACGGCTTTGAATGTAAATATTCCAAAAAAACAGGATGAAAATATAAAAGGAATCAAATTTTGTCGCCAGACCAATGGCTACTGGCATGAGGAATTTGATGCCCGAAAAGACCCTCATGGACGCCCTTATTATTGGATGGGTGGTTACTATGTAAATCGGGAATCTGAAGCCCGGGACAATGATATCTGGGCAATTGAGAACAATTACGTGAGTATTGTTCCCTGCAAATATGATTTAACAGACTACAAAGCTCTTGAAAAAATTTCGGAATGGGATATTTAA
- a CDS encoding NUDIX hydrolase: protein MESQKNTWKKLSTQVVYENPWIEVEHHEVLNPSGGNGIYGQVNFKNIAIGIIPVDNELNTWLVGQFRFPIEEYSWEIPEGGCPLGEDILEAAKRELKEETGFSAEKYTMIAKIHTSNSVCREVGYIFLAENLTQGDSEPEETEDLQIKKISLKEAFDLVMNNQITDSLSVAGIMKVAILKGLV, encoded by the coding sequence ATGGAAAGCCAAAAAAACACGTGGAAAAAACTCTCAACTCAAGTGGTCTATGAAAATCCATGGATAGAAGTTGAGCATCATGAAGTACTAAATCCCTCCGGAGGTAACGGAATTTACGGGCAAGTAAATTTTAAAAATATTGCTATCGGAATCATTCCTGTTGATAATGAACTAAATACCTGGTTGGTTGGGCAATTTAGATTTCCTATAGAGGAATATTCTTGGGAAATACCGGAGGGTGGTTGTCCTTTGGGGGAAGACATTCTGGAGGCTGCAAAACGTGAACTGAAAGAAGAAACCGGTTTTTCGGCCGAAAAATATACTATGATTGCCAAAATACATACCTCCAATTCGGTTTGCAGAGAGGTTGGCTATATATTTTTGGCTGAAAATCTTACACAAGGCGATTCCGAGCCTGAAGAGACCGAAGATTTACAAATCAAAAAGATATCCTTAAAAGAGGCTTTTGACCTGGTTATGAATAATCAAATAACCGACTCGCTTTCGGTGGCCGGAATCATGAAAGTGGCAATCTTAAAAGGTCTGGTTTAA
- the pgmB gene encoding beta-phosphoglucomutase has translation MKIKAFLFDLDGVIVDTAVFHYQAWKKMANSLGFDIDEEFNETLKGISRMDSLNAILKHGNLEISEEQKLELAARKNADYLELVNTMTPANILPGVSSFLAEAREMGVKIALGSASKNSNLILEKIGVKPLFDAIIDGNQVSKSKPDPEVFVKGAQSLGFENESCIVFEDAFAGVEAAKAANMKAVGIGSPKVLFNADIVISSFEGHSVSEFLNL, from the coding sequence ATGAAAATAAAAGCATTCCTGTTTGATCTGGATGGAGTGATAGTGGATACTGCTGTTTTCCATTACCAGGCCTGGAAAAAAATGGCAAATAGTCTTGGGTTTGACATTGATGAGGAATTCAATGAAACTTTGAAGGGAATCAGCCGAATGGATTCCTTAAACGCAATATTAAAACATGGGAATCTGGAGATTTCAGAAGAACAGAAACTGGAATTAGCCGCCAGAAAAAATGCAGACTACCTTGAACTGGTCAATACCATGACTCCGGCAAATATCTTACCGGGAGTTTCAAGCTTTCTTGCCGAAGCCAGAGAGATGGGTGTAAAAATCGCATTAGGATCTGCCTCAAAAAATTCAAATCTTATTCTGGAAAAAATCGGAGTAAAACCACTTTTTGATGCGATAATCGATGGCAACCAGGTTTCAAAGAGCAAACCTGATCCCGAAGTTTTCGTAAAAGGAGCTCAATCTTTAGGTTTTGAGAACGAAAGTTGTATTGTTTTTGAAGATGCCTTCGCAGGAGTTGAAGCAGCCAAAGCCGCAAATATGAAAGCTGTTGGAATCGGTAGTCCGAAAGTTTTATTTAATGCAGACATCGTTATAAGCAGTTTTGAAGGACATTCCGTGTCCGAATTTTTAAATTTGTAA
- a CDS encoding cation transporter, translating into MLERLFSNKKNAIIISLTVSFIVMAMKFSAYLITKSNAILTDAAESIVNIVAASFALYSLHLSELPRDENHPYGHGKVEFFSSGLEGFLIIMAGVLTLVPAINALRLGNVGIDNLSSGLGITFFVIIINGIVGYLLINYGKKLHSIVLEADGHHLLVDTVSSIVLLIGLFAVKFTGYKIIDPILAIIMAFYIIYNGVMIFRKSVSGLMDETDYDVLKKIIEILKKNRKDEWIDIHNFRVKKYGADLHIDCHLTLPYYLSLQDAHEEVSGFEKILRKNTVNDVELFIHSDPCLPDCCHYCRVKNCDKRTQNFEKEVLWTAETLISNQKHFNY; encoded by the coding sequence ATGCTCGAAAGACTTTTTTCGAATAAAAAAAACGCCATCATTATTTCGCTCACAGTTTCTTTTATTGTGATGGCGATGAAGTTTTCGGCATATTTAATAACCAAATCCAACGCCATTCTTACCGATGCTGCTGAATCAATTGTAAATATTGTCGCCGCCTCATTTGCATTATACTCATTGCACCTAAGTGAACTTCCCCGTGATGAAAATCACCCTTACGGGCATGGGAAAGTGGAATTTTTTTCATCGGGACTTGAAGGTTTTCTGATAATTATGGCCGGAGTTTTGACTTTGGTGCCGGCAATAAATGCCCTTAGACTAGGCAATGTGGGGATTGATAACCTCAGTTCAGGTTTGGGAATTACTTTTTTTGTGATTATAATCAATGGAATAGTTGGATATTTACTTATAAACTACGGCAAAAAGCTCCATAGTATTGTTTTAGAAGCTGATGGCCACCATCTTCTGGTCGATACAGTAAGTAGCATAGTGTTATTAATTGGACTTTTTGCAGTGAAATTTACCGGCTATAAAATTATTGACCCAATACTGGCTATCATCATGGCTTTCTATATTATCTACAATGGTGTGATGATTTTCAGAAAATCTGTTTCGGGATTAATGGATGAAACTGACTATGATGTTTTGAAAAAAATAATCGAAATCCTAAAGAAAAACAGAAAGGATGAATGGATTGATATTCACAATTTTAGGGTGAAAAAATATGGAGCTGACTTACATATAGATTGTCATTTGACGCTTCCATATTATTTATCCCTGCAAGATGCCCATGAAGAAGTGAGTGGTTTTGAGAAAATTTTGCGAAAAAATACAGTAAATGATGTTGAACTTTTTATTCATTCTGATCCCTGTTTACCTGATTGCTGTCATTATTGCAGGGTGAAAAATTGTGATAAAAGAACGCAAAACTTTGAAAAAGAAGTGCTTTGGACCGCCGAAACATTGATCAGCAACCAAAAGCACTTCAATTATTAA